The Cytobacillus sp. NJ13 sequence TGTAAACGAACTTAGAACCTGGCTGATGGCTTCATTCCCGACACCGGTCAGTTTGGCAGCAGCCACTGAGGATAGGATATTCTCAAGATTGTGCTCTCCTGGCAGTGAAACATCCTTTCTTTCCATAACTTGTTCATTGTTAAAATAAATCCATCCATCTTTGACATATGCACCTTCAGACAGCTCTCTGGAAGTTGAAAAAGGAATTATTTTCGCCGCTGACCGTGCAGCGGCTTCCATTACTTTATCTTGATCGGCATTGACTATGAAATAATCCTTTTCAGTCTGATTCATCGTAATATTTGCTTTGGCTGCATGATACTCTTCTCTTGTGCCATGATAATCCAAATGGGCATCATATAAATTTGTTAAAATGGCGATTCTCGGCCTGAAATCCTGAATACCCATCAGCTGAAACGATGAAAGCTCAATCACGATATTATTTTCTTCTGCAGCATCCTGGGCGACCTCTGAAGCTACTGTTCCAATATTTCCTGCTATCAGCGGCATTTTGCTTCCAGCCAGAAGCATTTCAAACACAAGAGTAGTTGTGGTGGTTTTTCCATTTGTACCTGTTATCGCAATAAAAGGAGCTTCAGATACCTGAAAGGCAAGCTCCACTTCTGTAATGACCGGTATGCCCTTTTCAAGTGCTCCTTTTATCATTGGATTATGGTAAGGAATACCCGGATTTTTTACAATCAGCTCGAACCCCTCTTCCAGAAGTTCAATTGGATGGCCCCCGCATATAACCGTAATCCCCTGTTCAAGCAGTCCTTGAGCTTCAGGATTTTCTGCAAGAGGTTTATAATCGTTAACAGTTACAAATGCTCCAAGCTTATGTAAAAGGGAAGCTGCACTCACTCCGCTTTTTGCCAGACCCAGCACTAATATTTTTTTATGTCGATAGCGATTGACTTCTTTCACTTACACCCACACCTCAATATAGATTCCTAAGATTGCAAACAATAGGCCAACGGTCCAGAATGTAACAACAACCCGCCATTCTGACCAGCCCACCAATTCATAATGATGATGGAGCGGGCTCATACGGAAGATCCGCTTCCCGGTGGTCTTAAAAGATGCCACCTGTAAAATAACAGATAAAGTTTCAATAACAAAAACACCGCCGATAATAATCAGGATGATTTCAAGTTTTGTCAGGATGGCTATGGTCGCAATAGCCCCTCCAAGAGCCAGTGATCCTGTGTCTCCCATGAACACCTTTGCAGGGTGGGCATTAAAGACAAGGAAACCCAATACCGCTCCAACTACAGCAACAGAAAAAATGGATACTTCGAATTGGGATTGATTCCAAGCCAGTACTGCAAATGCTCCAAAAGCGATTGCAGCAGTCCCAGAGACAAGACCATCAAGTCCATCTGTCAGATTGACAGCATTCGAGAATCCGACCAGCCAGAAAATAATGAATAAAACATATCCCCAGCCCAAATCAATCGAAATGTCTGTCAGCGGAATATGCACTTCTGTTGAAAAATCATTTTGCTTGAAAACAAAATAAAAAATAACAGATATAATAATCTGGCCCAGCAGCTTTTGTTTTGAAGTCAGGCCTAAGTTTCGCTTTAATACTACTTTAATAAAGTCATCAAGAAAACCGAGGAGTCCAAAGCCCAGTGTAACCAGCAGCAGCAAATATGTTTCTACAGTAGGTTCTGAAAATTTCCCGGTCATAAGCAACGTGGTCACCGTGACGGAAAGAAGAATCATGATTCCGCCCATTGTCGGTGTACCCGTCTTTTTCTGATGGGATTTTGGGCCTTCTTCACGGATGCTTTGCCCGAATTTCAATCTTCTCAGGAAGGGAATAAAAATGGGAGACAGCAAAACAGTAATTAAAAAGCCTGCCAATATTGTGAAAAAAATAACTTGCTCCATCATACTTATCCCCTCCTTCCCTGCTTGGCATTTCCTGCAGCTTCCGCTAATCTTTCAGCCATCACTGCAATATCATATGTTGCTTCGTTTTCTTTAAGACTTTTTTTACCTGAAATAAGGAAATTTGTTGTGTTCATCTTTTCTTCTGATTTGCTTAATTTTTCTATATATAATTTCATGATGTCCTTTAAGCCTTTCGTTAAGTCATTTGTATAAAAAATAGGGAAATGATTCGGGGTATATGCCGGCGTCACGGCATTCTCATGCCAGAGAGCAGCAACAGCCCCTTTTTCAATAGCTTCTTTCAGATTTTCGGCCTCTCCAAAAGGAATATAAATTCCTTTTGGCTGCAGGGCGGAAGAGGACGCAGCGACCGTATGAAATTCCAGCTCATTATCCTTTATCCCTTTTACTGCCGGAAACAGTTCCGCTAAATCCCGATACGTCAAGTACATTTTATCGCTCCTCTATAGCCTCTTTTGCGACAAGGCGGTCATCAAAGTCGAAAACCTGGTTCCCCACCTGCTGATATGTTTCATGGCCCTTGCCAGCTATTAAAATAACGTCTCCTTCACCGGCATTTTTCACCGCGTAATGAATGGCTTCTTTTCGGTCAGCGATTGTTTTATAACTCTCACCTTTCACTCCCTCTTCCATATCCCTGAGGATTTGAATCGGGTCTTCACTTCGCGGGTTATCAGAAGTAAATATAGGGTCTGTGCTGTACTGGCATGCAATTTCAGCCATAAGCGGCCTTTTGGACCTATCTCTGTCCCCCCCGCAGCCAACGATGGCAAAAATGCGTTTCCGGGCAAATTGCTTTACAGTTTCCAAAGCATTTTTTAGGCTGTCCGGTGTATGTGAATAATCAACAATCACAGAAAAATCCTGGCCAGCATCCACGGTTTCAAATCTGCCTGCAACACCTTTTACTTCTTCAGCAGATTTGATGATTTGAGAGATTGATATCCCTGATGCGATACCTGCACCAATACTGGCAAGGACATTATAGATGCTGAATTTGCCTATCATTTTTAGAGAGACTTTATGCTTCCCAAATGGAGAAATTAAGTCAAAATCTGTACCGGCAGCAGTCATCTTAATATTAGTTGCGCGAAGGTCAGCTTCCTGATCGATTCCATAGGAAATGACATGAGCAGCAGTCGATTTTTCATATTCTGCAGAAGCAGGGTCATCTGAATTTAAAATGGCAAACTTCGGCTCTACATGATTATAAGCGCTTCCGAGCTGGGCAAAAAGCAGCCCTTTTGCTCTCCTGTATTCATCCATTGTTTTGTGATAATCCAGATGATCCTGAGTCAGGTTTGTAAATACAGCTATATTAAAATCACAGCCATGAATGCGCCCTTCATCAAGTGCATGCGAAGACACTTCCATTACGGCTGAATCTACACCTGCAACTGCCATTTTTCTAAATGTACTTTGCAGAGTCAAACTTTCAGGAGT is a genomic window containing:
- the mraY gene encoding phospho-N-acetylmuramoyl-pentapeptide-transferase, which gives rise to MMEQVIFFTILAGFLITVLLSPIFIPFLRRLKFGQSIREEGPKSHQKKTGTPTMGGIMILLSVTVTTLLMTGKFSEPTVETYLLLLVTLGFGLLGFLDDFIKVVLKRNLGLTSKQKLLGQIIISVIFYFVFKQNDFSTEVHIPLTDISIDLGWGYVLFIIFWLVGFSNAVNLTDGLDGLVSGTAAIAFGAFAVLAWNQSQFEVSIFSVAVVGAVLGFLVFNAHPAKVFMGDTGSLALGGAIATIAILTKLEIILIIIGGVFVIETLSVILQVASFKTTGKRIFRMSPLHHHYELVGWSEWRVVVTFWTVGLLFAILGIYIEVWV
- a CDS encoding UDP-N-acetylmuramoyl-L-alanyl-D-glutamate--2,6-diaminopimelate ligase encodes the protein MELHKLLRFLQPYMTYKGENPDITEIVNDNRKVTPGSLFVCIEGYTVDGHDFAASAAEKGAAAVIAQKELDLDIPVIVVKNTKRAMAVLADAFYGQPSKQLHLIGITGTNGKTTTSHLIEKILADAGRKTGLIGTMYTKIADETFEVKNTTPESLTLQSTFRKMAVAGVDSAVMEVSSHALDEGRIHGCDFNIAVFTNLTQDHLDYHKTMDEYRRAKGLLFAQLGSAYNHVEPKFAILNSDDPASAEYEKSTAAHVISYGIDQEADLRATNIKMTAAGTDFDLISPFGKHKVSLKMIGKFSIYNVLASIGAGIASGISISQIIKSAEEVKGVAGRFETVDAGQDFSVIVDYSHTPDSLKNALETVKQFARKRIFAIVGCGGDRDRSKRPLMAEIACQYSTDPIFTSDNPRSEDPIQILRDMEEGVKGESYKTIADRKEAIHYAVKNAGEGDVILIAGKGHETYQQVGNQVFDFDDRLVAKEAIEER
- the murD gene encoding UDP-N-acetylmuramoyl-L-alanine--D-glutamate ligase — its product is MKEVNRYRHKKILVLGLAKSGVSAASLLHKLGAFVTVNDYKPLAENPEAQGLLEQGITVICGGHPIELLEEGFELIVKNPGIPYHNPMIKGALEKGIPVITEVELAFQVSEAPFIAITGTNGKTTTTTLVFEMLLAGSKMPLIAGNIGTVASEVAQDAAEENNIVIELSSFQLMGIQDFRPRIAILTNLYDAHLDYHGTREEYHAAKANITMNQTEKDYFIVNADQDKVMEAAARSAAKIIPFSTSRELSEGAYVKDGWIYFNNEQVMERKDVSLPGEHNLENILSSVAAAKLTGVGNEAISQVLSSFTGVKHRLQYVGEYQSRKFYNDSKATNILATKNAVSAFDQPVILLAGGLDRGNGFDELIPSLKKVKALVTFGQTAEKIENAALEAGIKTIERVDNVEKAVPAAFKLSEPGDVILLSPACASWDQYKTFEVRGDMFIDAVHKLN